From a region of the Eriocheir sinensis breed Jianghai 21 chromosome 25, ASM2467909v1, whole genome shotgun sequence genome:
- the LOC127003344 gene encoding uncharacterized protein LOC127003344 isoform X1 — protein MVYKESTATTTTTTTIVILSAGTSPAWGCIAATFWRQLLLGFLRRTMSFIGTVAITLEDSPCRASTVGQRHIYMGDSFAAAPSGTPCKPSSETDDGVQHSGVAAPQPPPGLYNTEMWLPYSHHQACTTRRCGCPTATTRPVQHRHVAAPHPPPGLYSTEMWLLHGHHQACTTQRCDCSTATTRPVQHRCGCPTATTRPVQHRGVAAPQPPPGLYNTGVWLPHSHHQACTTQGCGCPTATTRPVQHRGVAAPQPPPGLYNTGVWLPHSHHQACTTQGCGCPTATTRPVQHRGVAAPQLPPGPCFVSSSPPNNWLTYC, from the exons ATGGTGTACAAGGaatccactgccaccaccaccaccaccaccaccatagtgaTACTGAGTGCAGGGACTAGTCCGGCATGGGGCTGTATTGCAGCCACCTTCTGGAGGCAGCTCCTGCTGGGCTTTCTTAGAAGGACTATGTCATTTATTGGGACTGTTGCAATAACCCTTGAAGACAGCCCTTGCAGGGCTTCCACAGTGGGTCAAAGGCATATATATATGGGGGACAGTTTTGCTGCAGCCCCATCAGGCACTCCCTGCAAACCTTCCTCAGAGACAGATGATGGTGTACAACACAGCGGTGTGGCTGCCCCACAGCCACCACCAGGCCTGTACAACACAGAGATGTGGCTGCCATACAGCCACCACCAGGCCTGTACAACACGGCGGTGTGGCTGCCCCACAGCCACCACCAGACCTGTACAACACAGACATGTGGCTGCCCCACATCCACCACCAGGCCTGTACAGCACAGAGATGTGGCTGCTCCATGGCCACCACCAGGCCTGTACGACACAGAGATGTGACtgctccacagccaccaccaggcCTGTACAACACAGATGTGGCTGCCCCACAGCCACCACCAGGCCTGTACAACACAGGGGTGTGGCTGCCCCACAGCCACCACCAGGCCTGTACAACACAGGGGTGTGGCTGCCCCACAGCCACCACCAGGCCTGTACAACACAGGGGTGTGGCTGCCCCACAGCCACCACCAGGCCTGTACAACACAGGGGTGTGGCTGCCCCACAGCCACCACCAGGCCTGTACAACACAGGGGTGTGGCTGCCCCACAGCCACCACCAGGCCTGTACAACACAGGG ATGTGGCTGCCCCACAGCCACCACCAGGCCTGTACAACACAGGGGTGTGGCTGCCCCACAGCTGCCACCAGGCCCGTGTTTtgtatcttcatctcctcccaacAACTGGCTCACATACTGTTAG
- the LOC127003344 gene encoding uncharacterized protein LOC127003344 isoform X4, whose translation MMVYNTAVWLPHSHHQACTTQRCGCHTATTRPVQHGGVAAPQPPPDLYNTDMWLPHIHHQACTAQRCGCSMATTRPVRHRDVTAPQPPPGLYNTDVAAPQPPPGLYNTGVWLPHSHHQACTTQGCGCPTATTRPVQHRGVAAPQPPPGLYNTGVWLPHSHHQACTTQGCGCPTATTRPVQHRGVAAPQLPPGPCFVSSSPPNNWLTYC comes from the exons ATGATGGTGTACAACACAGCGGTGTGGCTGCCCCACAGCCACCACCAGGCCTGTACAACACAGAGATGTGGCTGCCATACAGCCACCACCAGGCCTGTACAACACGGCGGTGTGGCTGCCCCACAGCCACCACCAGACCTGTACAACACAGACATGTGGCTGCCCCACATCCACCACCAGGCCTGTACAGCACAGAGATGTGGCTGCTCCATGGCCACCACCAGGCCTGTACGACACAGAGATGTGACtgctccacagccaccaccaggcCTGTACAACACAGATGTGGCTGCCCCACAGCCACCACCAGGCCTGTACAACACAGGGGTGTGGCTGCCCCACAGCCACCACCAGGCCTGTACAACACAGGGGTGTGGCTGCCCCACAGCCACCACCAGGCCTGTACAACACAGGGGTGTGGCTGCCCCACAGCCACCACCAGGCCTGTACAACACAGGGGTGTGGCTGCCCCACAGCCACCACCAGGCCTGTACAACACAGGG ATGTGGCTGCCCCACAGCCACCACCAGGCCTGTACAACACAGGGGTGTGGCTGCCCCACAGCTGCCACCAGGCCCGTGTTTtgtatcttcatctcctcccaacAACTGGCTCACATACTGTTAG
- the LOC127003344 gene encoding uncharacterized protein LOC127003344 isoform X6: MMVYNTAVWLPHSHHQACTTQRCGCHTATTRPVQHGGVAAPQPPPDLYNTDMWLPHIHHQACTAQRCGCSMATTRPVRHRDVTAPQPPPGLYNTDVAAPQPPPGLYNTGVWLPHSHHQACTTQGCGCPTATTRPVQHRGVAAPQPPPGLYNTGMWLPHSHHQACTTQGCGCPTAATRPVFCIFISSQQLAHILLVGQR, encoded by the exons ATGATGGTGTACAACACAGCGGTGTGGCTGCCCCACAGCCACCACCAGGCCTGTACAACACAGAGATGTGGCTGCCATACAGCCACCACCAGGCCTGTACAACACGGCGGTGTGGCTGCCCCACAGCCACCACCAGACCTGTACAACACAGACATGTGGCTGCCCCACATCCACCACCAGGCCTGTACAGCACAGAGATGTGGCTGCTCCATGGCCACCACCAGGCCTGTACGACACAGAGATGTGACtgctccacagccaccaccaggcCTGTACAACACAGATGTGGCTGCCCCACAGCCACCACCAGGCCTGTACAACACAGGGGTGTGGCTGCCCCACAGCCACCACCAGGCCTGTACAACACAGGGGTGTGGCTGCCCCACAGCCACCACCAGGCCTGTACAACACAGGGGTGTGGCTGCCCCACAGCCACCACCAGGCCTGTACAACACAGGG ATGTGGCTGCCCCACAGCCACCACCAGGCCTGTACAACACAGGGGTGTGGCTGCCCCACAGCTGCCACCAGGCCCGTGTTTtgtatcttcatctcctcccaacAACTGGCTCACATACTGTTAGTTGGGCAACGTTAG
- the LOC127003344 gene encoding uncharacterized protein LOC127003344 isoform X2 has product MVYKESTATTTTTTTIVILSAGTSPAWGCIAATFWRQLLLGFLRRTMSFIGTVAITLEDSPCRASTVGQRHIYMGDSFAAAPSGTPCKPSSETDDGVQHSGVAAPQPPPGLYNTEMWLPYSHHQACTTRRCGCPTATTRPVQHRGVAAPQPPPGLYNTGVWLPHSHHQACTTQGCGCPTATTRPVQHRGVAAPQPPPGLYNTGVWLPHSHHQACTTQGCGCPTATTRPVQHRCGCPTATTRPVQHRGVAAPQLPPGPCFVSSSPPNNWLTYC; this is encoded by the exons ATGGTGTACAAGGaatccactgccaccaccaccaccaccaccaccatagtgaTACTGAGTGCAGGGACTAGTCCGGCATGGGGCTGTATTGCAGCCACCTTCTGGAGGCAGCTCCTGCTGGGCTTTCTTAGAAGGACTATGTCATTTATTGGGACTGTTGCAATAACCCTTGAAGACAGCCCTTGCAGGGCTTCCACAGTGGGTCAAAGGCATATATATATGGGGGACAGTTTTGCTGCAGCCCCATCAGGCACTCCCTGCAAACCTTCCTCAGAGACAGATGATGGTGTACAACACAGCGGTGTGGCTGCCCCACAGCCACCACCAGGCCTGTACAACACAGAGATGTGGCTGCCATACAGCCACCACCAGGCCTGTACAACACGGCG ATGTGGCTGCCCCACAGCCACCACCAGGCCTGTACAACACAGGGGTGTGGCTGCCCCACAGCCACCACCAGGCCTGTACAACACAGGGGTGTGGCTGCCCCACAGCCACCACCAGGCCTGTACAACACAGGGGTGTGGCTGCCCCACAGCCACCACCAGGCCTGTACAACACAGGGGTGTGGCTGCCCCACAGCCACCACCAGGCCTGTACAACACAGGGGTGTGGCTGCCCCACAGCCACCACCAGGCCTGTACAACACAGGGGTGTGGCTGCCCCACAGCCACCACCAGGCCTGTACAACACAGATGTGGCTGCCCCACAGCCACCACCAGGCCTGTACAACACAGGGGTGTGGCTGCCCCACAGCTGCCACCAGGCCCGTGTTTtgtatcttcatctcctcccaacAACTGGCTCACATACTGTTAG
- the LOC127003344 gene encoding uncharacterized protein LOC127003344 isoform X3, translating into MVYKESTATTTTTTTIVILSAGTSPAWGCIAATFWRQLLLGFLRRTMSFIGTVAITLEDSPCRASTVGQRHIYMGDSFAAAPSGTPCKPSSETDDGVQHSGVAAPQPPPGLYNTEMWLPYSHHQACTTRRCGCPTATTRPVQHRHVAAPHPPPGLYSTEMWLLHGHHQACTTQRCDCSTATTRPVQHRCGCPTATTRPVQHRGVAAPQPPPGLYNTGVWLPHSHHQACTTQGCGCPTATTRPVQHRGVAAPQLPPGPCFVSSSPPNNWLTYC; encoded by the exons ATGGTGTACAAGGaatccactgccaccaccaccaccaccaccaccatagtgaTACTGAGTGCAGGGACTAGTCCGGCATGGGGCTGTATTGCAGCCACCTTCTGGAGGCAGCTCCTGCTGGGCTTTCTTAGAAGGACTATGTCATTTATTGGGACTGTTGCAATAACCCTTGAAGACAGCCCTTGCAGGGCTTCCACAGTGGGTCAAAGGCATATATATATGGGGGACAGTTTTGCTGCAGCCCCATCAGGCACTCCCTGCAAACCTTCCTCAGAGACAGATGATGGTGTACAACACAGCGGTGTGGCTGCCCCACAGCCACCACCAGGCCTGTACAACACAGAGATGTGGCTGCCATACAGCCACCACCAGGCCTGTACAACACGGCGGTGTGGCTGCCCCACAGCCACCACCAGACCTGTACAACACAGACATGTGGCTGCCCCACATCCACCACCAGGCCTGTACAGCACAGAGATGTGGCTGCTCCATGGCCACCACCAGGCCTGTACGACACAGAGATGTGACtgctccacagccaccaccaggcCTGTACAACACAGATGTGGCTGCCCCACAGCCACCACCAGGCCTGTACAACACAGGGGTGTGGCTGCCCCACAGCCACCACCAGGCCTGTACAACACAGGGGTGTGGCTGCCCCACAGCCACCACCAGGCCTGTACAACACAGGG ATGTGGCTGCCCCACAGCCACCACCAGGCCTGTACAACACAGGGGTGTGGCTGCCCCACAGCTGCCACCAGGCCCGTGTTTtgtatcttcatctcctcccaacAACTGGCTCACATACTGTTAG